The genomic region ATTTAAGAATTTTATTTATACTAGAATACAATATAGGTATTGAACGTGAAAATATATAGTTTAACCGCTAAATTAAGGAAGAATTTATGAATATTAAAAATCAATTGCGTATGGTTAATTTTGCTATTCTGATTATCTTGGTGTTAAGTAATGTTATCACTTACATAACGGTAGAAAAAATTAAGATAGGTGGTGAAAGCTATAATGAGATTATTGCAGACAAGGATCTTATTGCTGATGTTATGCCTCCGCCCCTTTATCTTGTGGAAGCTCGTTTAGTAGTACGGGATTTGATACGTCCAAAAAATGCTCCGAAGATGGATCAGATTATAGATCAATTGGCGAAAATTGAACAAGACTATAAAGATCGTCATGCGTATTGGGAGAGTAATAAGTATGTCAATGATGAACTAAAAAAAGAGCTTACTGGAGAGAGTTATAAACAGGCTTTGGAATATTTTAATATTTTAGATAATCGATTGATACCGCTTGTTAAAGCTGGAAATTATGAAGAAGCTGAAGATGTTCAAAGCAAAGTTTTACGCTCCTATTTTAATGCTCATGAAGAGGCTATTAATCAATTTGTAGTCAAACTCAATGAAGAGGTCAAAAATGACGAATCAGATGGGGAAAAGATTGAAAAATCAGGTAAAGCGACACAAATTATTATCGCAATTTTGAGTTTTTTTATTATCAATATTGGATTGTTATGGCTTAGTAATAGAATATTACGTCGATTGGGTGAGATTGATGTAGTGGTACGTGAAATGGCATCAAGTGAAGCTAATTTGTCAAAACGGGTTATACTCAAAGGTGAAGATGAAATTTCGGATGTTGCTAACAATTTTAACCGGTTGCTTGATAACGTAGAAGAGGTTGCTAAAAAAGCGGAAGAACATGCACTATCGGCTCAAAATGCACAAAAGTCGGCAAGTGAAAGTTTGGATCAGTCGAGTCTTATGATTGCACTTGCCGATCAGATGACGCATGGTGCATTAAGTGGGTCGAAAGATTTGCAGTCTCATATGACTCAGACGATAGATAGCGTTACAACTATTACGGGTTTAAATGATAAAACTACTTCGGTGATGGAGTTGGTACAAGAGAGTACGGGTGCAATCATGGATTCTATCACCCATGTTGTGGTAATGATTAATGAGATGCGTACTAATACTGAAAGTTTAAGTCGAAGTATTGACGAAATCGGTCAAGTTATTGCTTTGATTAAAGATATTTCCGATCAAACCAATCTTTTGGCATTGAACGCCGCTATTGAAGCCGCACGTGCAGGAGAACATGGACGAGGATTTGCTGTTGTTGCCGATGAGGTGCGTAAACTTGCAGAACGGACGCAAAAAGCGACACAAGAAGTTGAGATGACCATCAATGTTCTTAAACAAAATGCTGCAACTATGATTGAGAGCAGTGAGACGACAGAAGAACAAGCGACACAGTCAAGTCAAAAACTCGATGAGTTTAAATACTCTTTGGACGATTTAATCACGAATACGTCGGTGATTAAAGGGCAT from Sulfuricurvum sp. harbors:
- a CDS encoding methyl-accepting chemotaxis protein — its product is MNIKNQLRMVNFAILIILVLSNVITYITVEKIKIGGESYNEIIADKDLIADVMPPPLYLVEARLVVRDLIRPKNAPKMDQIIDQLAKIEQDYKDRHAYWESNKYVNDELKKELTGESYKQALEYFNILDNRLIPLVKAGNYEEAEDVQSKVLRSYFNAHEEAINQFVVKLNEEVKNDESDGEKIEKSGKATQIIIAILSFFIINIGLLWLSNRILRRLGEIDVVVREMASSEANLSKRVILKGEDEISDVANNFNRLLDNVEEVAKKAEEHALSAQNAQKSASESLDQSSLMIALADQMTHGALSGSKDLQSHMTQTIDSVTTITGLNDKTTSVMELVQESTGAIMDSITHVVVMINEMRTNTESLSRSIDEIGQVIALIKDISDQTNLLALNAAIEAARAGEHGRGFAVVADEVRKLAERTQKATQEVEMTINVLKQNAATMIESSETTEEQATQSSQKLDEFKYSLDDLITNTSVIKGHNEAIAFEIFGILAKLDHLVFKFNGYSSIFKCELQGTFANHHDCRLGKWYEHGDGKKAFGHTQSYIRLEAPHKAVHDNVHRALECIAQHNCVERKQEIIGAFAEVERNSAILFEILNQMIGERIHH